One window of the Pelobates fuscus isolate aPelFus1 chromosome 12, aPelFus1.pri, whole genome shotgun sequence genome contains the following:
- the ZNRF1 gene encoding E3 ubiquitin-protein ligase ZNRF1, whose product MGGKQSSASRPRGPFPGVSSDDTAVPPSSHYGHYRTGGPMGPRSRSVSSVSDPPGPPFGLYRPEADRGGSSGAEDSRGGLYLGPRASLTDPLQLAPRWIGAQSGFRCPICSKSVASDEIEMHFIMCLSKPRLSYNDDVLTRDAGECVICLEELTQGDTIARLPCLCIYHKSCIDSWFEVNRCCPEHPSD is encoded by the exons ATGGGGGGCAAGCAGAGCTCGGCCTCCCGCCCCAGGGGCCCCTTCCCCGGGGTGTCCTCGGATGACACGGCCgtgcccccctcctcccactaTGGACATTACAGGACGGGGGGCCCCATGGGGCCCAGGAGCCGCTCGGTCAGCTCGGTGTCCGACCCCCCCGGGCCCCCATTCGGCCTCTACCGGCCCGAGGCGGACAGGGGGGGCAGCTCGGGGGCCGAGGACTCAAGGGGGGGCCTGTACCTGGGGCCCCGGGCCTCCCTCACCGACCCCCTGCAACTGGCCCCCAGGTGGATCGGGGCCCAGAGCG GATTTCGTTGCCCTATTTGTTCCAAGTCTGTAGCATCAGACGAGATTGAGATGCACTTTATTATGTGTCTGAGCAAGCCACGGCTGTCCTATAATG ATGATGTGTTAACAAGGGATGCTGGCGAGTGTGTGATCTGCCTGGAAGAACTGACACAAGGGGATACGATAGCAAGGCTTCCCTGCTTGTGCATTTACCACAAAAG CTGTATAGATTCCTGGTTTGAGGTGAACAGATGTTGTCCTGAACACCCTTCTGATTGA